From the Pocillopora verrucosa isolate sample1 chromosome 11, ASM3666991v2, whole genome shotgun sequence genome, the window TCTAAAAGGTGTGAGTTTctcatttaaaacatgttcaaATTGGACAAAAATGACTAGAAAGTTTTGCACTATTTTAATGCTGTGATGATCAGGTTTGTCAGCTGATTTCACGAAAGTCATTTAAACATTCTACTAATGAGGCCCCTACAAGCATTTATTAACCTGTCACTGACATGCAGTCTTTGCTTGGAAGGGCTGAAGAAGAAATGGCTTCGAATAATACGATCGGTGGGGAAAGGCGGGAGAGAAGCAAGGCTTTCTAATTTCTTCTCCTCGTCCCTTCCCACACCCTCCCCACTCCCTCCTTCCTCTATTTCTTCCCACTTTCTCCTTCCCCCCTCCTCGACCAGAAAGCCTGTTGATAGACTCAACCCCTATATTTGTTCAATCGAACAGGAAGGTCAAAGGAGACTGACAGAAGTAGCAGATGATACCGTGATTAGAGTGACCGCTGGTCAGGAACGTCTTGTAAGACAGCAAGCGAAACTACATGCCAGCTATGACGATGTGCAGCGGTCGATCTCGTTCTCATTAAGAGGGAATGTCAGGGCACTGCACCAGGAAAGAATGATGATAGACAGCGGTCGGAAACAGCTCAAAGAGATGGCAAAAACGGTCCAAGACAAGcttggtttgtttatttgagAGTTTTTGATCAAAGAAAGTTCTTTCCTTCAACCTCACTTGGTTATCGTCCCCCTCCTTCTTTTAAGAGAGAGCCTGCAGTTAATCATTTTAGAGTACAGCGACCTTCAtcagaaaattcaattttgagaATCAATTTTCTACCTTATCCTGGTAACGTTCTAACACGTTGTAAATGTTTTGTCTAATGAGCTTGTTCCAAATCAACTCATTAAAATAGATACAAATACACGTAAACAAACTAAGTAGAATTTAACAGTGGTCTCTCGACAGAAGGGTCAATTCTTTGTCCAATAACGTAAAACTATTTTCTGTTCTTTAATAAACAGAGAGTGCTACAACAGAAATTCAGAAACAGGATCTGAACCGTAAAATTAGCCACCGCTTAATTTTAGAGGACTTAAACGATATTCGCAGCAAGGCGGAAGAGGTGTGGAATAAGATAGGTAACAGAGACTGTGATTATATATATGGAGACAATGACTAGATGACTTAGAAGgaatttcttgttaaaaaattgatgttgaaCTCAGCCGACAACGACCCAAACGAAATTTAATAAGGGCAACAGAGCTATAGTCTATTCTACTGGGTATTCAGAAATCAAACCCAACGTAATCATCAAAATGGCCAATCAAGTGCTTCCAATAAGAATTCAAGGTGGATATAAAGCGCGGGTGAGCAATTCtggattgttttctttctgcACCAATCAAAAAGCTTCTACCCTTCTCCTCTACTGGTGCAATTATGCATCAAAGacaatgtcaatttttttgtttttccttcttctgattAAACTTGTTTGTATTTGGTTGTAGACCACAGCACCCTTCAAATGATGTCGTACCACAGTGAGACCACTCAACATTACAATCAGACAATGGAAAATCTGAAAATTATCAACGATACTATTGGATATTTAATCGAGGTAAGAGAAATCTGATGGGAAATCAACAAGTCTGATTAAAACAAAACTACGTGTCTTGGttatgtttgtatttttttaatgacttttgCATGCTTTGTCCTCAACAAAGGAGCTATTCATAGAACtgtcatttgcttaaaatgattACTTCAcgaaagagtttctaaaacaaGTGTTAATATGTAACTTATTTTCTCAGgtgaccaatcagatgcaagataAAATCGACAACAGACTTAATTGGTTGACACGACATCTAGGAGGAACTGGAGACAAACTAGTGGTGGTCACCACCTGCTTGATGCATGCTGGGTATTTCCTCTTAGCGACCCTTTGTATTTTGTTCCTGAATGCGCCTCTCTTCACTCGACTTGTTCTCTTGGTCGCAGTACCGATCAACGCATGGAGCGAGATCAATTTTGACTCCGGTTTATCGTACAGTACACTTTCATCGATCATCTCTGTGGCTCTACTAGGTAAGTACTGGCACATCATAAAACTGTGTTTGTCTTAAAAGATAGAAGTTTATGCGACGGGTGAAGAACTTTGAGACAATTAGGATAATTTTTGCCCATCAATGATCGTTTGCGGAAAAATGACATCTTTACTACAACTAAATTTTTCTTGGTCTGTCTGTGGTTGAGTTTACCGATTGGCACGAATCTTCCATAAAATTGTGAAAGCTTCATCAGGGAACTCGCCGTTGGAAAAATGTATTTACgaattattttttacttctcaaACACTGGACTTCATTGCCTTAAATGGGCCATTTTTGAATTAGTAATTTGAATTGTTTGTACGAGCAAATCATATCATCTTAATGAAAAGAATGTAGATCAACCCTCAAAATGACTCGGAAATGGGAAATTGGTATACATACGTTTTCCTTCAAATCGTCTCCATTCAAGGAGAAACCCAGACCCGTTTGGTTGTCTGACGAGGTATTTTCCCTGCTTTTATTTAATTCTTGTGAAGACCTTACAATAGCTTGCATATTCTTTTAGGGAACTGGTTGTACTTCTACTtaaccaagaaatattttccaTCTAACGCTGATCGAATCTCTAAATCTTCGCCTCTGGCATTAAATTCGGCGAAATATCTTGGTTATCATGAAACTCCTAATAATACAAGGAACATGCTGGACACAACAGGTAAGAATTGTTTGTTCGTCTTTTACACAAGTTAATGTATCGACATACTACGTTGATATACATGTTTTCGTTCCAAGTTTTCAGACTTTCATTAGACATGTTTAATTGCCCGCATACTTGGAGGCCAAAACTTTAATCGCAGCAGAAACTTTCCGAGCACCTCCAATTACTTAGAGATTTGCCCTCTCTAAAGCTTTACACAAGCGAAAACAGAATTGAACAGAAAAGCGCTCGAGGTAACCTCATGATACAAATCAAAGCGAGGCCATGGCGAGTCGACCAATCAAGTCAATCCTTTGCGAGTTAAACTCTTGATGATAAAGCATTTTTCAATTGAGCGTCGAGGGTAATTGCATTGATTTGCTCTACTTCgttctatgattggtccagaaaacttgcgctactttctcaaccaatcagatgcaaaactcaAACCAATGACGACTTGGtcgtccgcgttttcccgcctttcAGGCAgttttgagttcttattggctgctaaagtattttccttttttctgataGGCCGTTATGACTACTTTGGGTTAGGTTTTACGACAATCAATCGAAAAGCTCTTTAAGGCTCTTACTACTGGTGACTTCAATAGTTAATTtgcttgtttactttttccCTCCTATCTCAGACAGTATCGAGAGTCTGGACGAATCAGCTTTGACTTTGACACCTAAAGGTCCTGTGGGAAACACCAAACGCCAATTGAACCTTTCCTACCCAGAAGCAGCCTCGACCCCA encodes:
- the LOC131787883 gene encoding protein brambleberry-like; this translates as MNLKRCLFIGTFLCMLLVSTNAWWSFSSSSTEDTEAEQGRYLKNSPVPFEMTTAEEKFLAEAKKYMGNLTPLDTCHQIVINRIKKSCSDINEVELAKLGVALLNCQSKSEGRRTYECTDDMELRDCTNGMDANTWNSYHIISNRARSICYATRQQQFRLKTEFTVNQLASQAENQMELMNGLQEGQRRLTEVADDTVIRVTAGQERLVRQQAKLHASYDDVQRSISFSLRGNVRALHQERMMIDSGRKQLKEMAKTVQDKLESATTEIQKQDLNRKISHRLILEDLNDIRSKAEEVWNKIDHSTLQMMSYHSETTQHYNQTMENLKIINDTIGYLIEVTNQMQDKIDNRLNWLTRHLGGTGDKLVVVTTCLMHAGYFLLATLCILFLNAPLFTRLVLLVAVPINAWSEINFDSGLSYSTLSSIISVALLGNWLYFYLTKKYFPSNADRISKSSPLALNSAKYLGYHETPNNTRNMLDTTDSIESLDESALTLTPKGPVGNTKRQLNLSYPEAASTPSSKVTTPRRRCGALTKTGSACKRVIANGGFKCTTHLRMDSSYIPDEC